CGCTCGTACCGTCGAACGCGAGATGGCCGACGGTGTCGAGGACATCGCCCCGCCGGACCGGGACGAGTCGACGAAACGGCTGCTCGCCGAGTACGGAGTGGAACGGGTCGAGGACCTGCCCATCAACGCGGTGGGCGTCTATCTGCAGGAGAGCGAGGAGTTCTCCAACCGGATCTTCGACCGCAACTACGGCGCGTTGTGGGACGCCTTCAGGCGCCAGGGGATCCTGCAGGAGGCGTTGGCGGCGGCAGCCCCGTCGATCGCGGTTCGCACGCTGTCGATGGGCCTGGCGGGAACGGATGTCGAGCAGCACAGGCACTTCGCCGAAGCCGCGGAGACCTACCGCCGCGATCTCATGCGACAGATGAACGGCGACATGACCGAGAACTCCCTGACCGGCGACTTCTCGTACGCCGCGGGCGCCGAGCTCTGGGAATCCGTGCCTCCGCTGGAGTACGAAGCTCCGCCCCTGGGCTGGGTGCTGGGCAACCGGATCCTGTCGCTCGCCGTGCTCGGCGCATGGCTTGCGGGCGCCGTCCTGCTCGCGTCCGCTCAGGTCCGGCGGGCGGAGGTGGCCTAGGTGACGGTGCGAACCGTCCTGAAGAACGAGTGGCGTCTGCTGATGGCCGATCGGCCGCTCAAGATCGCCCTCGGGCTCTTCGTCGTCCTGCTCGGCTACGCGCTGACGAACGGCGTCGTCTGGCTGCGGTTCCAGGAACGCACCGTGGAGGCCACGACGAGCGGCAACGTCGAGCGCGCCAGCGCCCTGCGGCAGGAACTGGAAGCCATCGAGGCCGGCGGCCAGCCCTCTTCGCCCTTCGCCGACCCTCGCTCGCCCCGCGTGCTGGGTGGACCTTCGGGCAGCCACACGGCCGTGCTGGCGCCGGGTCCTCTAACCGCCCTCGCGATCGGTCAGAGCGATCTCCTCCCCTACTACTACGACGTCAACATCTACACCAACGAAGCGTCGTTTCACCAGAACGGCGAGGTCGAGAATCCACTCAACCTGATGGTCGGGCGGTTCGACCTCGCCTTCGCGGTGGTCTATCTGCTGCCGCTGCTGGTTCTGGCCCTCAGCTTCAATGTCCTGTCGGAGGAGCGCGAGCAGGGCACGCTGGCGCTGACCCTCTCGCAGCCGGTGTCGGCCCGGAGCGTCGCGACCGTGAAGCTCGCGTTCCGGGCGCTGGTGGTCGCGGGGATCGTGCTTGGCGTCTCGCTGCTCGGCGCCCTGGCCACGGGAGGCTTCGGCTCGCCCGGCCGGCTTCTCCTCTGGAGCGTCACGGTCGTCGCCTACGCGCTCTTCTGGTTCGCGCTCGCGGCGTGGGTCAACGCGCTCGGCCGATCCTCGGCCTGGAACGCGACGGTCCTGGTGGGCGCGTGGCTGGTGCTCGTCGTGGTGCTGCCGGCCGCGATCAACGCGGCGGCCGGCCTGCTGCACCCGCTGCCGTCGCGCGTCGAGATGGTGACGGCCCAGCGGGAGGCATCGAACGACGCCGTGAACCGGCGCAGCGAGCTCCTCGCGCGCTACCTGGAGGATCATCCGGAAATGGCGGAAGGCGTGGTCGCCGACGAGCCCGGTCTGGGCGCGCTCTCCTGGGCCGCTACGGACGCCGTGAACGGCCGCCTGGAGAAAGTCGCGGCGGAGCACGATGCCCGCCGCACCGAACAGACGGCTCTGGTGCGCCGCTACCGCTTCCTGTCGCCGGCGCTCCTGGCGCAGGAAGCGCTGCTCGACGCCGCGGGGACGGGGGACGCGCGCTTCGCCGACTTCCAGTCCCAGGTGCGGGAGTTCGCCGAGCGGTGGCGGGAGTTCTTCGTCCCCGCGATCATGGCCGACGAGCAGATGAACGCCGGCGTCCTCGCCGACGTGCCGACGTTCAGCCTCGCGGACGGGGACTCCGCCGACCTGACCCGCCGGGCGACCGCGCCGCTCGCCGTGCTGGCTGGACTCCTCGCGCTGATCGGCGCGGCCGCGGGGGTCGGACTCGGCCGCGTGCGAGGCGCCGACTGACGGCGGATACGATGCGCAGTCACCATGCCGGGAACTCGCATCGTCTCCGCCGGCTTCGCCGCAATCGCCCTCCTACTGACCGCGCCGGCCGCCGCCCAGCGCGGCGCCCCGGCCGGCGAGTGGCCGAGCTACGGCGGTGACGTAGGGTCGACCAAGTACTCGCCGCTCGATCAGATCGACGCCGCCAACTTCGGCGAACTCGAGGTCGCCTGGCGCTGGCGGTCGGTCGACGGTTTCCTCAGCAAGTCGGAGGCGGGCGGCGAGTG
Above is a window of Acidobacteriota bacterium DNA encoding:
- a CDS encoding DUF3526 domain-containing protein; translated protein: MTVRTVLKNEWRLLMADRPLKIALGLFVVLLGYALTNGVVWLRFQERTVEATTSGNVERASALRQELEAIEAGGQPSSPFADPRSPRVLGGPSGSHTAVLAPGPLTALAIGQSDLLPYYYDVNIYTNEASFHQNGEVENPLNLMVGRFDLAFAVVYLLPLLVLALSFNVLSEEREQGTLALTLSQPVSARSVATVKLAFRALVVAGIVLGVSLLGALATGGFGSPGRLLLWSVTVVAYALFWFALAAWVNALGRSSAWNATVLVGAWLVLVVVLPAAINAAAGLLHPLPSRVEMVTAQREASNDAVNRRSELLARYLEDHPEMAEGVVADEPGLGALSWAATDAVNGRLEKVAAEHDARRTEQTALVRRYRFLSPALLAQEALLDAAGTGDARFADFQSQVREFAERWREFFVPAIMADEQMNAGVLADVPTFSLADGDSADLTRRATAPLAVLAGLLALIGAAAGVGLGRVRGAD